The following nucleotide sequence is from Mangifera indica cultivar Alphonso chromosome 17, CATAS_Mindica_2.1, whole genome shotgun sequence.
ggaTGATGCAAACCCAGCTTCGTATTTGTCAACTATcgaaattgtaaatatttactaatctattaaatttcattgttactattaaaagtaaaattgttacttattaaaatatttaaaaaataaaaaaattatctaattttcatcccatatttaaaaactaacaaattttcttatttcaaagtttaaaaaacttatatttttccaaAGGGTTTTTCTAGCATGTTATTGATAGTCAGAGACGATCGCAATGATGACGTTCTCTTTCCCTCTCAGCTTCTTTGTCAATCCCATGCAATTTCTAGCCAATCTCGACCAATGAAAGCTAGAGACAAAGGCATTTCTTTGTCTCTCGATGAAGACAATgaattattttcatcttcaatgaAGATAAATCGCATATTCGTCTGAAGACGAAGAGCAGTTTTCATCGATCGATTTACTCTATCAGTAACGACTGAAAATGGAGCAGAAGTAAGAGAGAAACCAGAAGGAAAGAGAATGTCGTCGTCTCATCTCCAACTACTAATAATGGTGGTTGGAAAAACCCtaagaagaaatattaattttttaaactttgggtgataggaaatttgttatatttttaaactttgtgaAGGAGcagaatatgataaattttttatttttttaaatattttaataaataataattttattttagttaatattaatgaaatttaataaacgagtgggtatttagatttttaatagttaataggTGGAAAGTGGGTTTGTATAAAACTTTGCAGGGGACATAGTCATTTAGCCCATTTTCCAAAAATAGTACGATGCATCTTGTTTCAAACATTATGTCATTGATGTACAAAAAGGCCAAAGAAAGCTGGATGTGGTTCCCACTTACCTTAATAAACCATTTGAATTTGATGCCTCGTTAACGGCTTCTGTATAAATACCCTCGTCTTTTCACCAAAATTTGATGTTTGCCATAGGAATTTCCCTTTCAGTTCAAAACTTTTCGGACTCACAATTTTGATTGAAGAAGACCCCCGTCTGTCCTTGAAATTACAATATAACCCTAGGTTTTTGAACTTTAACAATATAAAGGGTAatattgatgagattttttcatcatcaaatgatatacaatttaaaatcttatataagATAGGTTATAATAACAATGTTAAGGATCAAATAATTACCCTTAATATCCACTATGACACAATAAATGTTGGACAGagtgaatttttaatttagtttcacACATTATTTAGAAacttatatttatgattatacTATTAATAACTCTGGGAAAATGTTTTAACAAAGTATGAACAAATTTTGCAAGagaaatgtttttcttttttctcttattttctttaataacaaatataaatatatatttatttatgtatttaagaTGAATAAATATAGTAGTACTCTAAAgtattaaaatgttaaataaaggaacacataaataaaaatgcaaataaaattgatataaaaggttttttaataattattattttgcataaagGATGTAAATAATTTAGACCCTTCTTCAACGTAGGTGTATCGTgataaaagttttaaacttCGCAGGTCAATTTGTCAGCAATTTCGAGTTGGGTTCCAGGACGGCTGATATAAAGCTCGATGCTTCCTGTCTGCGCGCTCACAAGTAATGCTTCTTAGAGCAAAACCCTCTTCTTCCTGCTATCTAACACTTTTTGAAATTAACGATCCAAAACAGCTACTTACTGAAAAGCTCTTATCCCTTTTGAAAAAATGTTCATCAGCAAAACCACTTCAACAAATTCATACTCAAATGCTCATTCACTACATTCAAAAACCCAACTTCATCCTTTCCAAAATCATTGACCTCAAAGATTTCAACTACGCTTCAACTCTTTTCTATCACCTCCCCAAACCCAATGACTACGCTTTCAATATAATGATCCGTGGCTTCACAACCACATGGAAGAAgtactctctttctcttcaattcTATTACAATATGAAAGCTTTAGGCTTGAaaccaaataattttacatacccatttttgtttatttcgtGTGCGAATCTTTCGGCCTTGAGTCATGGAGTTTTGGCTCATTCGTGTGTGTTTAAGTTCGGACTGGATGGTGATGATCATGTTACTCATTCTTTGATAACTATGTATGCACGTTGTGGTGAATTGGGATATGCGCGGAAGGTGTTTGATGAAATTCAGGTGAGGGATTTGGTGTCGTGGAACTCAATGATTACAGGGTATTCGAAGATGGGAAATGCGATGGATGCGGTGGAGTTGTTTCGAAGGATGAGGGAGGAGGGTTTTGCACCGGATGAAATGACGTTGGTGAGCGTTCTTGGATTGTGTGGGGACTTGGGGGATTTGGGGTTAGGGAGATGGGTGGAAGAGTTTGTGGTGGAGAACAAAATGGTGTTGAACTCGTTTATGGGGTCTGCGTTGATTGATATGTATGGGAAGTGTGGAGATTTAGTGTCTGCAAGGAGGGTCTTTGATGGGATGGTGAAGAAGGATGTTGTTACATGGAATGCTATGATCACAGcgtaagtgattttttttttttttgggctatATACTTGTCCATTTTAATTTACTGTCgaaaaactatgaaataaaaACTTGGAGGTGCATGGATTTTttgctaaaaataaaattttatcggGAAATCTAAAGTAAACTTGTTTTACATGGTTTGAGGTTATACTATGTGAAGTAGTGTTGTCGTTGGTTTTTGATTGAACACTTTTCCCTATTTATCCAGAGAATTATTTGGAAAGCAAGTGATTATGCCTTGTAGTTGTCACGTAATGATAGAAGTCTTGGGCTGACACTCACAACAGTGTGGGTTGGGTCTATTTTATGCAAAGTTATGAACTGGGGGATTGAAtcataaaaactcaaataagtcTGCTTTGGCTGGAGCAAGTACTGGGTAATAACCTTTCAATATGTTTGTGAAATATAGCTGAAGGATATCTGAACAAAGTTCCTAAAAATTGTTGAGGTTAGTTTCAGTTAATTTGGCTTGCTCATCTGTAGATCGTGCCAAGATGATGATGGCAGTTGACTAGACAGGCCCCGTCTCAGTTTCTTGGGTAGAATTTCCCATGCAAAAACTAATCCTGCATTAACATAAACTCTGCTTGCATAATGTGTtcatttcaattcaataattttaaaaatagtttataacatacatattaattttatacaaagtagagaatttttttttttccctgagTTCTGTGCTTACGAGCTGTTTAACCATGTAACAGATATGCTCAGAATGGTTTCTCAAATGAAGCAATTATGCTGTTTTATGGGATTAAGGAGGCTGGAATTAATCCAGATCAAATTACATTGATAGGAGTACTGTCTGCTTGTGCCTCTATTGGGGCCCTTGAGTTGGGGAAATCTGTTGATACATATGCGTCGGAAAGGGGCCTACAACACAACATTTTTGTTGCTACTGCATTGATTGACATGTATGCTAAATGTGGGAGCATAGAGAACTCATTAAGAGTGTTTGAAGGCATGCCTATAAAAAATGTGGTATCATGGAATGCAATGATCTTAGCTCTTGCTTTGAATGGACGAGCCTTGGAGGCCTTGTCATTGTTCAATTGCATGTTGAAGAATGGTAGGGATTTCCGTCCCAATGGCATCACATTTGTAGGAGTTCTTTCTGCATGTGTTCATGCTGGATTGGTTGATGTAGGTCGCTGGTTGTTTTACTTGATGACCTCGTCATTTGGGTTAAAGCCAAAAATTGAGCATTACTCTTGCATGGTTGATCTTTTGGCACGTGCAGGACATGTTCATGAAGCTTGGGATTTTGTTACGAAGATGCCTGAAAAACCAGATGAAATTGTACTAGGGGCACTGCTTGGTGCATGTCAAAAGCAGAGAAATTTTGAGGTCAGTCAAAAGGTGATGCAACTACTTCTGGAAATTGAGCCTTCAAATTCTGGAAACTATATAATCTCATCAAAAATATATCGGAATTTTAGAATGTGGGATGAGTCAGCAAAGATGAGGATGTTGATGAGACAGAGGGGTGTCAGCAAGACTCCTGGTTGTAGCTGGATCGAGATTGATGATCAAATACATGAGTTTTTTGCTGGTGATGATTTACAGCATTATTTAACTGAGATCTGCCTATTGTTTGACTTGCTAAATGAGGAAATGAAAAGGGAAGGTTACCTTCCAAAGGTAGATTGTTTATAGTCATTGAGATTTGAAAGTTGAGAAATTGCTTTATTCACCAATATTTTTGGAAATTTAGAAACAGGCTTGGAGACTAGAGGTACTTAAGAACTTCTACAAGCTGAGAACAGCTACCTAATTTGAGGAAATTCTCTCTCTCTACCAAGGTTGGAATAATGGAATGCAGTGTATCTTCCAACCATTGAGGCTACATGGAAGGCAATTATCCCAAAGCGTGTATTTCAAAGAGATTTTATATTCTTCCCTTAAAGAATCATGGAAATTCAAGAGTCTCAGTAgcacaagatttttttttcggTGAGTGCAGCACAAGAAATATTGAAGATATGTAAACGACAATTCTGTGATCTTTTTTGAAAGATCTCTTTGGTGGCACCAAATAGCTATTTATAAACTTTGATGTCATCGGATTTGTAAGGGTACAACATATTTGCTAATTGCCTCATCTTTAAGCTTCTAACAACTATTTTGGAGAAGCCTAGATAATTGCTTGTCCTCCAGAATCAGTCATGCTCCACATATCGATTTTCTAGGGTAAGTTGgtgtaaatatatttaatatagatTGACAttctttatcttatttaatcgttttatttgtttaaaattctcTTTGCTTTCTCTCTTCTTGGTGTTTCTCTTCAAATTGGAATAAGAGGcagaaataaattttcaatgtttATTCTAGTAGCATAGGTAATTGTTTTCTTAATAACATGAAAAAAAGACTTATGAAAATCATTCAAAGTAGGTTAATATTATACCATTTTAAGAAGGCGAAAATTAGACCAAAAATTTTTGTATGTGAATATGATAGGTACCTGAATTGCTTTTCAACCAAAGCAGCACAACTTCCAACAAAGCAAATACTCTTACCCAAATTCAAGACAATCTCACAACAATTCATCCAGTCACAAAGCAATAAGAAAGTTTAGAAAGTAAACACAAATTCTGGAATTGCAACTTTGTATTGAATCTTCATGTAAGCACACAATATTGATATCAATATAGATGGGTTTTGTTTCTGGAAATCAGAAAATGTCTCACACTCTTATTACATAAGCCAAGAAGATAACCACAAATTCCTATTACATAAACTaagaaaaactaagaaaaatagCCAATATGCAAGGCATTCAAGGGGCCTATACTCTCCCTCAAATTTTCCCActatctttgaaattttatgatgTCCCTCTGTtgctttttccttcttttttataGACTGCTTTTGTGCTCCTTCCTTTGTTGTCTCCCCTGTTGTCCACATGTCCCTCATTTCCTTAGATTGCTCCAACTCATCACAAAACTTTAATCATCTACCACTACCCTTATATTTCTTCTTGTATACCTTAGGTCCTATCATTTCCCATGCTTTTAAGTGTCACCTTGTCCTTAAGGTGGAAATTAAGCAGTCATACAGTAATTGGTTCAAGAAATAATTTTCACATGCTATTGCCAAGAGGCTACATAATTTTCCAATTGAGGTTGCAATGTTGTTGACATGGACCTTCAGTTCATATATGCTCCCAAAAGCACCACGATAGATAAGTAAAAATGTCAGATGCCCTTTCATCTTTACTCCATATTTTAGCCACTCTTTTAAATCTATGTGATGAGAAAGAAATTTCATCAAGATAGATTGCTCACCTGCTACTTCATTTTCAAAAGTAGTCAAGATAGATTGCTCACTTACTACTTCATTTTCAAAAGTCTCTTCATAGCATGTTCTCATTGGAGTACCTTCTAGAATGGTATTAAAATGGTTTAAGTTGCAAAGCATTCTACAATCATTGCAAAATACACCAAGAGTATTTGGACTCACGCCTCCATGGTTTGATCGGTAGAATTCGAAGACAAATTGAGGTTTTTGAACCTATACAAAAGAATTTTTGACCTGGCTTGCAACACTCTTATATCTCGTTTTATACAATTGCTTAAAAAAGGTAACAAGTTTCATCCACCTAATGCTATGTTCTTGAGGATTAAAAGAAATTCTTGAAACTCCGCAAGGTATAAGTTCAGTTTTGAATTTATTGGAAACACTCTTTTCAAACCAATCTTTCATAAATCTTGTTGCAGTCCTTTCGCAAGGAAGTGTATTGGTGATTAAACTCGATAGTTTGTAGGTCTCAATATGGTAGGCAATGGTTTCAGTGTCCTTTattgttccaaaaaaaaaaaataatcataataaaaaggCAGGAAAATGATTGATCAATGAAAAATTGTTTGCTCATAGATAGAATGTAAAGCTAAGTCACTGAAAGTTTCCTTGGTTGAAATAAAAGGAATCTCtaaaaatgttttcatttgGTTGAAATCAAGTAGCCAACTAGAGATAGTGGTCGAATTTTGAATGGCTGAATTTTGGGTGTGTTGGAAAATACTGGAGATTGATGAGTCATATTGGTTTAGTGAATTTAAGGGAGCTATACTTGGGTTGGGTGAAGAAAAATGGATTTAGGTTTCTTGGATTATTGGGTAGTAGGTTGGGTTGTGGGAATTAAAGAAGTGTAAGTGGTGGGTTGGTAGGCTAAGTTGAGAGTATGGTGTGTTTAGGAGGGTTACATGTGAGTTAGTTTGGGTTGTGCTGGAATGCAATATTTGGGTTAGGATAGTGTGATATTTGGGTTTAGGGTCTGGTATGATTTTTGGATCGATCGGATTAGATGGATTTAATTGAAATTGGATCAAACTGATTTGATTTGGAGTGGTTAATTTGCAACTGAGAATTTGGATTAAATTGTTGGATTGAGTTTCATTTGAATGAAGTGGATTGTATGAAAGAGTTTGGGTTGGGGTGCATATTTTAGATGGTTTGAGATTTGGGCTTGGATCATATGTTATGATTGGGTCAATGGGGTAATTAATAGAAAAAGAGAAGTAGGTTGGATTTAAGGCAAGTTTTGGGTGTATGTGGGTTGGGTttgtcttttgaaaatttaggttaaGAGATATAGTTTTTGGGTCGGGTTGGGTTTTTGGGTTGAGTGAAAATTGGGTAGGGTGAAAATTATTATCActatccttttcttttttatttttcagtcgcccttcatcttcttcttttacaAAATGAACAACTTCCATCTCTATTTCTAACCTTTCTTGACCACCTAAACTATTGGATTCAGACACTGATTCTTCTTGTTGTCAACAAAAAAGTTGTCAATTCTCTTTTCAGTTgcttgtataatttattttctcatcAAAAATTTCACTCACTTGAATCTGGTCTTTTACTCTCTAGTTTTTCACCATATAAGATTAACATGACATCTTCATCTGAATCATCCTCTTCTACCATAAGAACTGTCTAGGACTTATATTCacatttatgatttggtttCTCAAACTTTTCACAATGAAGACGCATTCAAATCATTAACAATATACAAGTCTCCCATTGTGTCAATCATTGAACAAGTCTCCATCTTCCATTTTGATCCTGTATCATATCAATTCTTcctattttcaaaatcataCGGCTCTGATATTAAATTGATAGGTGTCTGAACTGCTCTTCTTACAACAAGACTGTTGTTGTTGTTTAACAATCTCCACCTGCAAAAATATTCATAACAACACAGCCAAAGCACCATAACTTCTAGCAAAACAAATACTTCTACTCTAACTCAAGACAATCTCACAACAATCTATCCAATCACAAAACAATAAGAGAGTTTAGAAAGTAAACACAGATTATGGAATTGTAACTTTGTATTGAATCTTCGTGTAAGCACATAATATTGATATCAATATAGATGGGTTTGTTTTTGGAAATCAAAAAATGTCTCATATTCCTATTACATAAACTAAGAAAAATAGCCAATATGCAAGGCATTCGAGAGGCCTACACTCTCTCTCAATTTTTCCCattatctttgaaattttttaatgtccttttgttgttttttccttcttttttatatattgctTTTGTGTTCTTTGTTTTGTTGTCTCCCCTGTTGTCAATGTGTCCCTTATTTCCTTAGATTGCTCTACCTCATCAAAAAACTTTAATCTTCTACCATTGCCCTTATATGTCTTCTTGTACAGCTTAGGTCTTATTAGAAtacgatttaaaaaaattgatgtgaTGAATTAGGGCTTTGTTGGGGTGCACTCATTCTTTAAGGCCATTCATTTAAAAGCCCGACCAAATGGGATTCGCAAATAAAAGCGCTAATGTTACAACTAGTCCATTAATTGTTAAAGCTTCCATAATAGCCAAACTAAGCAATAAAGTACCTCGTATTTTTCCGTTTGCCTCGAGTTGTCTCATGCTACCTTTTATAGCTTGAACTGTTACAGTACCTTGATCGACCCCAAGTCTAATGAAAGCAAGCCTGACAACCAACCTAGTAGCAGTAACAGAAGCGACAAAAATTAGTGGATTCATGATAAGTTTCTCGTACTAAAATACTAAAATGAAGAAATAGTTAATGATACAATCATCCAATGAATTTTATGTGTTGTGAAAGTGAAATTgatgaaaaacagaaaaaagaagagTGATAAGGCAATGACAAGTTGAAACAATTGAGTTTAAGGATTTTAATTATGATCTTGATTATTATGTGCTCAAataagtttcattttcattcaaatttgatGGGATATTTCTTTCCAATTCATTTTACATCTCTAccaatttcaatttctcattCCTTTTTATTGTGTTATTTGTTACACCTTTTTACTCAGAGATGAGTACTTTTGTTCATCTTGTTGAAATTTACTTTCCTTGATGATGAGGACTAATAGCATATGCCTCTAATATTGTAATAGGAGTGTAGcctaatattattatataatggaGATTTGAATATTGGCATACAGCCTCTGCGATTCTTCTTGTTTTGGATTTTTCGCATGAATTCAAGGTTTCAATTTTAGCTTGGATAACTATTCTTgatactttttttatatttatctttatgttTAATTGGTTGgtatataatttccttttgatTGTATAATGagggaagaaaattttaatttctcattatttgttttttcgcacgctgatattttttcttggGTCCATGAACAACTGATTTTATCAACTATGTCAATGGCTTACCAACactttttcaaaaagaaaaggcataattgatatttataagcAAATAAAGAGAACTCAATCTTTTAAATCgattatcttttttcttcttcaacatgATATATTTGGATAGTTATGTTGTTAGAACCAATGTGTATGTGaggaagaaaggaagaaagaaggtTATAACACATGGCAGCAACTGGGAGGTAACGGATGGCAATATTCTATAAATTTGATATGTAACAAACCAACAACAAGAAAATAGGGACGTACAGAAAATAGGTAATAGATGGCAAGGTATcgacgttagtctatttctaCGACGTCACTTGCCCATGTACTGATTTTCATTTTGGGAGACAGGATCTATGCATTTTTGGTTTTACAAAAGAGGAGAGGGGAGAAAACCtttctttctaaaaaaaataaccTTTTATGGTTTAGGGAGgtagtttggacaatttatatatgtccaatTGCCTTTTATAACTGCTATTGGCAATTATATTAAACCGGATCGGGttaacccatcatgggtggacccgaaaccaatatctcccactcacacttGATGAAAGACCCAAACCAAATGCTTAGCTACAGAAATCCCATATAgtagtacgtttcatacttgtaAATATGTTGTGCGACCTCGCAAGCAACCTGCACTTAGGAGCTAAAAACTATGTATCTGTTAAGAATAGCATAGCCGTTTCAAcctgaataaaacaaaaataaagcattAGGCTCGCaacaccccagacttactcgaaAACACTAGTTCCctttaatctctcatttatcattgtgttattttgcTATATATCCATGATTAATTCCAATCtctcatatgagtgacatgatcgaccGGCCAATGGACACACATAACATGTAAGTTTTCCTCTTCtattcgaaattctcaatttaacttagctgtttttctagtcatgttccatagaccaaATCATGCATGatcataggttccaagctaagataacaatactaagagtaaatatcaaacaacagtaaagagtcaaaggataccaacatgaggtaatcctcataaagtctcacacaatgAGGGAGTAGGGATTTatcctctcactactttaactCGTCTTATTTATGCACACTTGGTATGAATCATATGCTATAATGTGTACTTTCttaaatgtcattcacaacactatacagatcttagttcaatcGCTACACTTAATActtaacctgagttcttaatcatcttcacacttgtaggtatttatctatattaagaactaatatttgacattcacaagttatttggacgtggggaatccaaatcggtcatttttaaatgtatctattcatgcTCTCACCTTGATCAATCATTAAGGCGACATTTTgacttcaataaattttttcttgagaaattcgTCTCTTATTGGTATGTTCTCTCAGTatcacatttctcaagaataatgtctcatctttgcttgCTCTCTCAGCGCTAAAGgtgattgctcgtgtgagtgagtcaatctctaacttgtgtgacattacaatcttgttgagctaaaaataaTGAGTATAcaatgaaaacccaagaatttcgggacataagttcaaaacataaaataaacttaaattcatggttttcgacgttgtgtcaccaatacgatatatataaacttaacactcatcaatcatagtctatgcaatccaagaaatttaacatgtgcaagaaatacttttcttggaagaatcttGATCAAAGGATTAGTGACCatacaatgcgtagaattatattatatgttcatttccctcttggaaatAGAGTCTCTTATTACATTGTGTCTAGTGTTgatacgtttggttatcttataaaaatttacgatcttttatttcaatagaCAACTATTATTTCGACAATATCGTtttgtttactcagattcacgaagaatcttcttaaccaaacagtttcttgcatATTTACTGAATAGGTTATTTACTAAGTTTCCGATATGGATATGACTAtgcatctctgtttcttatcgctccaagatatgagcccttttggagtaagaaaacatagtcGTAATTTAATTTGCATTGGTCTAAATTCTTTCTCCAACtagcatctcaatagccaatcaaactcaaattttatccttaatcacTTAATTAATCATCCACAAAgccttttaaaatatcaatattctataTACAGTttttcagtgctcttttcaacatttacttatatcgactaaccaacccaataacaaaaataaatatatgggCATGTACAcaccataacatacataatacatatgatgacatctgaataggtaacctttgacatttctctgcttctattttaaattttgagacatatatcttttggctcaataattcatcatttaacaCAAGAATATCAACAGGTTCAAAGTATACCATATTGTATTgttctaaaatcttttgaatattatgctcttataatagagtcaaaagtttctttaaacaattcctctagatttaaattcacaatatgtaataTGCTTTCTCATATTCTACAAGTCGAAAATATGGACgaccatcctttgatgattatcacttacttcaaatcatttttagcTATCTATCCATCATCACACACAttaatagaattacaaatttgtcattagactttgtcacatagacatgatggtcttgacTAATCACTTCAAGGTCATAAGATATTAACacttataaaatttcaagtaccagtatCTGAGTGACAATTTTAGGTCATTAAAGCTTGCACACTCTGCACTTCAGACCTATTCACccagatttctttgtcaagttttccactaagaaaaattgtcttgacatttatttggtgtaattctaaattcaaatgtgataCTATAactagaatcaaacatattaaagtaaatattatgaatgacgatctataccttctcattgggtatagtgaaattatatttatttattgagttaTCCACCTTACGACTAATTCAGGAAACCCATTCACTCTTAATGAATTTTCAATCCAGCGATTAGTCGACCAAAACCtataattggtttgttttctttgtatttcatcttttcttccaatacatttcaaaattttcctatCAAAGGATGAGAGAATTATTTCaagttcttcatcatcttggagagtggttatgaaaacctcgtTTTCACTTCAAAACGTCACCGAAATACTTTTGTACATCCATTCCAATGCTCTTAAGAATTAATGCTCCTACTATTCGAAatagattaaaacttaattacAATGCTCCCATTAGGTTGAGATGAATGAAacaagcaattgagg
It contains:
- the LOC123200032 gene encoding pentatricopeptide repeat-containing protein At2g34400, producing MLLRAKPSSSCYLTLFEINDPKQLLTEKLLSLLKKCSSAKPLQQIHTQMLIHYIQKPNFILSKIIDLKDFNYASTLFYHLPKPNDYAFNIMIRGFTTTWKKYSLSLQFYYNMKALGLKPNNFTYPFLFISCANLSALSHGVLAHSCVFKFGLDGDDHVTHSLITMYARCGELGYARKVFDEIQVRDLVSWNSMITGYSKMGNAMDAVELFRRMREEGFAPDEMTLVSVLGLCGDLGDLGLGRWVEEFVVENKMVLNSFMGSALIDMYGKCGDLVSARRVFDGMVKKDVVTWNAMITAYAQNGFSNEAIMLFYGIKEAGINPDQITLIGVLSACASIGALELGKSVDTYASERGLQHNIFVATALIDMYAKCGSIENSLRVFEGMPIKNVVSWNAMILALALNGRALEALSLFNCMLKNGRDFRPNGITFVGVLSACVHAGLVDVGRWLFYLMTSSFGLKPKIEHYSCMVDLLARAGHVHEAWDFVTKMPEKPDEIVLGALLGACQKQRNFEVSQKVMQLLLEIEPSNSGNYIISSKIYRNFRMWDESAKMRMLMRQRGVSKTPGCSWIEIDDQIHEFFAGDDLQHYLTEICLLFDLLNEEMKREGYLPKKQAWRLEVLKNFYKLRTAT